DNA from Podospora pseudopauciseta strain CBS 411.78 chromosome 5 map unlocalized CBS411.78m_5, whole genome shotgun sequence:
TGTGTACAACAGCTacaccaccttcctcccgGCGGAAAATCcttccatcatcccatcctccccccaatcccgAAGATCGAAGGGTACCCCTCCCATgttccccccttccccctcatcaccaccacctaggTCTCGCCTTGAGGGGCGAACAGCCACGGGTACCCGCACCCTAGCCTCATCCTTGTCATCTCTCACACCTGCACCTCTTGTATCATGATCAAATCTCCACCAAACAGCACCGCCCTTTCAATCTATCTCTCATCAACCCTGTGTGTTGTtcgagagagaaaaaaactGCTATTACACAAAATCGGCCAAAGAATGCAGGGTAAACAACCAAGGTAAGTAGGTGGCATACCCGGCCTAATATTCCAATCATGCCCAGACGATACATCCTTCTGTGGCAGCAGAGAGAAAAGATGTGTAATCCCCCAAGGGGGTCGGAAGTAATAGGTCATCACTATCGTTCGGGAATCGGGTTCAAGCAAAAAAAGGGCAATGGCATATGCCGTTAGATCCTAcaaaaaaaagcaaagagagagaggaagagagagagagagagacaaggACAGAACACAAGGAGGTTACCCATTCTTCCATGTGATACACACATATCTTCTCAAAAAACATCATCACATCACTCCGCAgcggagaaaaaaaaaagaagaaacaagaCACTTCCACTGCACTTTAGTCATAAGACAAACATCTTCCCTCAGTCCCGAGgtgaggcagcagcagcaggcagtCAAAGACAAGCGTAAAAACAAGAAAGCCGAAAAGTTCTTGCCCCAGTACCCGGTTGGTCTCATATTCATGACTCGATTAATAATTCTGCTacttcccccctctcctaCCAAAAGCTCTCCCGTTGGGTCCCGGCGGCAAGCAGCCGCGCGTGTGTCACCCTCGCTACCCCCGCTCCCACATCCAATTGCCGTTCCGGAAACCAGAGCAGGAGATGGCCCACAAGTCGTTCGTCTTGTGCCCCCACCGCAGGGGAGAACACCACAGTACCGGGCAGTTTCGTCGTGCTGACGGTCATGGAAAAATGGTGGGTTGTACCGCAGCAGCTAACCATTTGGCAGGCAGACACCcacttcttcccctcccggAGCGACGGAGACGGGTAAGATCTGCTACCCGCGAGTGCTTCACAAAACCACTTTACACAAGGCCGGCCCCAGCTGTTCGAGCGGTAGGCTACAGATTCTTTGCACATTGGCCGCGTTTCGAAAGCATGCCATGCAGGGCGTTGTTGGCATGGCGTGGCGTGGCTTACTCCAACGTGCCTTTCGTGCGTTGcagcttgcttgcttgcttgcttaCTTGCGTGCGTGCGTGCGTGCGTCTGCGTAGTGGCTTTGAAGTGCGGAGTAAATGGGCAGGCCATGTTTCGTTTCCGGAACATGGAAGCTCTGGCGGGTTGCATATTCAAGATAGGACAAGACCGGGAAGTTTTCTCGAGATAGATCGAGGACGAATTGTTGGCTGGGGACTGCTGggaaggagatggcgagaGACAACAGAGACAGACACAGCATATCTGAACCACACTATCCGCCGTCGCCGATTTGGTCATAATCCGACGAGAGTGTGCCTTCGGAGTTGTCTTAGACAGCATTCTCCGAGCCGACACGAAAGGATGGAGCAAGTGCAGCCGGTCCGGGTGGTTGAAGGCTGTGTCATGGATGCGGCCTATGTGGTCGAGGTGGGCCAAGATGACAAACTTACTCTCTGCCGCACGGCATGCTTCATAGACCTTGGGGAGGGAAGCTTGACGGTTTAGTCGTGCCATCGGCGGAGATTTTGACCCAGGTCACGTTTGTGAGGAAGGCCCAGTTGGACCCGTCCCAGCGCTCAAGCATCTCGAGGTTCTTCTCCGAAGAGAGATCGGGCAGGTCTGTGGAACAGGTCAGCTCGGCTCATTTGAGTCAAAAAGTCAGGCGGTCATGGTAATAAGGTTCGGCTTACAGAAACCATTCTTGTGCTCCGTCTCAAGAGCCTCAATGGCCATCTTCAGCAGATCCTCTCTTGTGCTGGGTGGGCGTCCGGCACGGCGTGTCTTTTTGATCTCCTCATATTCCTCGTTGTGTTGCCCAACAAACTCTAGGATCTTGGCCTGGATGGCAGCTTCATCAAGAGGCTTCAGCTCATTCTCGCGTGCGgcctccaagaa
Protein-coding regions in this window:
- the TMA16 gene encoding translation machinery-associated protein 16 (COG:S; EggNog:ENOG503P4GE) → MAKTFEKERKRIAKKKGGKIEALHANSRNAKRLHTAVIRDDRLKALAAARKKQDKPLIRRTRFFLEAARENELKPLDEAAIQAKILEFVGQHNEEYEEIKKTRRAGRPPSTREDLLKMAIEALETEHKNGFYLPDLSSEKNLEMLERWDGSNWAFLTNVTWVKISADGTTKPSSFPPQGL